One window of the Niallia circulans genome contains the following:
- a CDS encoding peptidyl-prolyl cis-trans isomerase, with the protein MNSIIQVSGLVNFPITIDPTVWIFDDRKQTADTVFAPVEVKDELEAYTKEASKHWDQEITDGAKAPEQSTKTYKKVEMLTGTFYMALAPFIKNAEPQEEAKTLLITTEEEEYAIPLEEIGSIFLLFCVKGKPLTEDGPVHIFDQTKGPEQTPIKNVRAFKIT; encoded by the coding sequence ATGAATAGTATTATTCAAGTTTCTGGGTTGGTAAATTTTCCGATTACTATTGATCCTACTGTCTGGATCTTTGATGATCGAAAACAAACAGCTGATACTGTATTTGCCCCAGTTGAAGTAAAGGACGAATTAGAAGCGTATACAAAAGAAGCCTCCAAGCACTGGGATCAAGAAATTACAGATGGAGCGAAAGCCCCAGAACAATCCACAAAAACCTATAAAAAAGTGGAAATGCTAACCGGAACCTTCTATATGGCTTTAGCTCCCTTTATAAAAAATGCAGAACCGCAGGAAGAGGCAAAAACTCTTTTAATCACAACAGAAGAAGAAGAATATGCGATTCCTTTAGAAGAAATCGGTTCGATCTTCTTATTATTTTGCGTAAAAGGAAAACCGCTTACAGAAGATGGTCCTGTACATATTTTCGATCAAACAAAAGGCCCAGAACAAACTCCTATCAAAAATGTCAGAGCATTTAAAATTACATAA
- a CDS encoding YlaN family protein, with product MTSEMIINHKEKANELLKADAEKILKLIKVQMDNLTMPQCPLYEEVLDTQMYGLSKEIDFAIRLGLVEEQVGKKILDELEKELSILHEASIRK from the coding sequence TTGACTTCTGAAATGATTATTAATCATAAAGAAAAAGCAAATGAGTTATTGAAAGCAGATGCTGAAAAAATATTAAAACTAATTAAAGTTCAGATGGATAATTTAACAATGCCACAATGCCCTCTATATGAAGAGGTTTTGGATACGCAAATGTATGGATTGTCTAAAGAGATAGATTTTGCTATTCGATTAGGTTTAGTAGAAGAACAGGTTGGTAAGAAAATTTTAGATGAATTGGAAAAAGAGCTATCGATTTTGCACGAAGCATCTATAAGAAAATAA
- a CDS encoding FtsW/RodA/SpoVE family cell cycle protein produces MIKKILKSYDYTLIIAMVLLILFGLIMIYSASMVSAVQYYGEDSSDFFYKRQLKYIIIAGIAFVIVAIFPYKALLSNKILVPMVFGSIIFLSGIFLFGSVFGNAQSWYKVGTASLQPAEFVKLGVIIYLSAIYSKKQAYINEFNRGVVPPLAYLVIVCALIILQPDFGTAAIIFMIGATVILCSGMNWKNLSKLMLIGLAFLLLLVLILQLAGKSIFTEKQMARIFVFLDSPFAEDVVQESGYHMSNSLIAIGSGGLKGVGLGQGVQKLGYLTDGHTDFIMAVIAEELGIFGVGFVVVGLSYIVLRGIYTGLKCKDPFGSLLAIGISSMIGIQAFINIGGVSGLIPLTGVPLPFISYGGSSLLQLSIGMGILVNVSMFVKYERVYKPKEENVSDIAVKKQPTSSFVRPNRHF; encoded by the coding sequence ATGATAAAGAAGATATTAAAATCGTATGATTATACATTAATTATAGCAATGGTATTATTAATTCTATTTGGATTGATTATGATTTATAGTGCTAGCATGGTTTCAGCAGTCCAATATTATGGAGAAGACAGTAGTGATTTTTTTTATAAAAGACAACTAAAATATATTATCATTGCCGGGATTGCTTTTGTGATAGTGGCAATTTTTCCATATAAGGCATTGTTAAGCAATAAAATATTAGTACCAATGGTATTTGGCTCTATTATTTTTTTAAGTGGAATCTTTTTATTCGGTAGTGTTTTTGGAAATGCGCAAAGCTGGTATAAAGTAGGAACAGCAAGTCTTCAGCCAGCTGAGTTTGTTAAATTGGGTGTGATTATTTATCTATCGGCAATTTACTCTAAAAAACAGGCGTATATAAATGAATTTAATCGAGGCGTTGTTCCCCCGCTAGCATATTTGGTTATTGTTTGTGCATTGATTATTCTTCAGCCGGATTTTGGTACAGCAGCGATTATATTTATGATTGGTGCTACGGTTATTTTATGTTCAGGAATGAACTGGAAAAACTTGTCCAAGTTGATGCTGATTGGCTTGGCGTTTCTATTATTACTTGTTTTAATCCTCCAGCTTGCAGGAAAGAGTATTTTTACAGAAAAGCAAATGGCGAGAATTTTCGTTTTTCTAGATTCGCCTTTTGCTGAAGATGTTGTACAAGAATCTGGTTACCATATGAGTAACTCTCTTATCGCTATTGGATCTGGTGGTCTAAAAGGGGTAGGTTTGGGACAAGGTGTCCAAAAACTGGGTTACTTAACAGATGGCCATACTGATTTTATTATGGCAGTAATTGCTGAAGAACTGGGTATTTTTGGTGTCGGATTTGTAGTGGTAGGGCTCAGCTATATTGTTTTAAGAGGCATTTATACAGGATTAAAGTGTAAAGACCCGTTTGGGAGCTTATTAGCAATCGGTATTTCCAGTATGATAGGAATCCAAGCTTTTATCAATATTGGAGGAGTTTCTGGATTAATACCATTAACAGGTGTCCCGTTACCTTTTATTAGTTACGGAGGATCATCTTTATTACAATTGTCCATTGGAATGGGGATTCTTGTCAATGTTTCCATGTTCGTGAAATATGAAAGAGTTTATAAGCCGAAAGAAGAGAATGTTTCAGATATAGCAGTGAAGAAACAGCCTACTTCCAGTTTTGTTCGACCAAACCGTCATTTTTAA
- the cyoE gene encoding heme o synthase, whose product MANSRVYPEAKLTNQQSETSAWKDFLALIKIGIVNSNLITVFTGIWLAIVFTDAKFLEQIDTVLYTLIGSGLIMAGSCVLNNFIDRDIDPLMERTKSRPTVTGKVKPAKVAVLGFGFLFIGTLFLLLTTITATVIALIGAFSYVVVYTMWTKRRLVSNTVIGSFSGAFPPLIGWAAIDPGLHVMAWSLFLIMFVWQPPHFYSLAIRRAEEYRAAGIPMLPVVKGFEVAKRHTYIWIIALFPLPFLLYQIGIPFLILATLLNIGWVITGIRASKKEDEYKWATAMFIYSIQYLTILFVSMVVFTLF is encoded by the coding sequence ATGGCTAATTCTCGCGTTTATCCTGAAGCCAAATTGACGAATCAACAATCAGAAACAAGTGCTTGGAAGGATTTTCTCGCATTAATTAAAATAGGAATCGTAAATTCAAATTTAATCACCGTGTTTACCGGTATCTGGCTTGCAATAGTCTTCACAGATGCAAAGTTTCTAGAGCAAATTGATACGGTATTATATACTTTAATCGGATCAGGATTAATTATGGCAGGTTCCTGTGTTTTAAATAATTTTATCGATCGTGATATTGATCCATTAATGGAAAGAACGAAGTCCAGACCAACAGTAACAGGAAAAGTGAAGCCTGCAAAAGTTGCTGTTTTAGGTTTTGGTTTTCTCTTCATTGGTACTTTATTCCTGTTATTAACAACAATAACTGCAACTGTCATTGCTTTAATCGGTGCATTTAGCTATGTCGTTGTCTATACTATGTGGACAAAGCGTCGACTAGTATCTAACACCGTAATAGGAAGCTTTTCAGGAGCATTTCCACCACTAATTGGATGGGCTGCCATTGATCCTGGCCTCCATGTGATGGCTTGGAGCTTGTTTTTAATTATGTTTGTTTGGCAGCCGCCACATTTTTATTCTTTAGCAATTCGAAGAGCAGAAGAGTACCGAGCAGCAGGAATTCCAATGCTTCCTGTTGTTAAAGGTTTTGAGGTAGCAAAAAGGCATACGTATATATGGATTATTGCTTTATTTCCGCTGCCATTTTTGTTATACCAAATCGGTATTCCATTTTTAATATTAGCAACATTATTAAATATCGGTTGGGTTATTACGGGGATACGAGCAAGTAAAAAGGAAGATGAATACAAATGGGCAACAGCAATGTTCATTTATTCCATTCAATATTTAACAATATTATTTGTCTCAATGGTAGTATTTACATTATTCTAA
- a CDS encoding DUF420 domain-containing protein — MEFTLPILPTISTTFIILSAIFVAIGWGLIKQKKRQQHQTVMLFAAIFAVIFFVIYASRTIFIGNTSFGGPDDIKIYYTIFLIFHITLATIGAVLGIIMLYTGYKQQYAKHRKLGPITSIIWFITAITGTAVYLLLYVFYHGGETTSVIKAILGF, encoded by the coding sequence ATGGAATTTACATTACCGATATTGCCGACAATTAGTACTACGTTTATTATTTTAAGTGCGATTTTTGTAGCGATTGGTTGGGGATTAATTAAGCAGAAAAAAAGACAACAACACCAGACTGTCATGTTATTTGCAGCGATTTTCGCGGTAATCTTTTTCGTCATTTATGCATCAAGAACGATTTTTATTGGTAACACTTCTTTTGGAGGACCAGATGATATTAAGATCTACTATACTATATTTCTTATCTTTCATATCACCTTGGCCACAATAGGTGCTGTATTAGGAATCATTATGTTGTATACAGGTTATAAGCAGCAATATGCAAAGCACCGAAAGTTAGGACCGATCACAAGTATTATTTGGTTTATTACAGCTATTACAGGAACAGCGGTTTATTTACTACTCTATGTTTTTTATCATGGAGGAGAAACGACATCTGTTATTAAAGCAATATTAGGTTTTTAA
- a CDS encoding CAP domain-containing protein, whose protein sequence is MPAPKEGLGSLIGKSTSELKKKYGKPARIDPSAYEYDWWIFNKDDSKYFQAGILDDKVVTIYAIGSSVNVTPYKIGQEVGDIYTMTPIETNISFNYENSSYRFELSEDEINNRPLIQIGDYYAQLYFDKFNGTLSSIRYMDARTLLHLRPYELVYRGELLETQSNVENNEAIQEGNERQILDMTNVLRKRFKLNTVEWDQPTAVVALGHSKDMFDTENFSHTSEKYGDLEDRLKAGDILYQVAGENIAAGYSDAPAVMEGWLNSKGHRECLLNEKFTHLGVGVFDKYYTQNFIEKW, encoded by the coding sequence TTGCCAGCTCCTAAAGAGGGGTTAGGGAGCTTAATCGGTAAGAGTACAAGTGAACTCAAAAAGAAGTATGGGAAGCCAGCGAGAATTGATCCTTCCGCTTATGAATATGACTGGTGGATATTCAATAAGGATGACTCTAAGTATTTTCAAGCTGGTATTCTTGATGACAAAGTAGTTACCATTTATGCAATTGGCAGCTCAGTGAATGTTACGCCTTATAAAATTGGACAAGAAGTTGGAGATATTTATACAATGACTCCAATTGAAACCAATATTAGCTTTAACTACGAAAATTCCTCCTACCGTTTTGAATTATCGGAGGATGAAATAAATAACCGCCCACTTATTCAAATTGGAGATTATTATGCACAGCTATACTTTGATAAATTTAATGGTACTCTATCAAGTATTCGGTATATGGATGCCCGAACGTTACTTCATTTAAGACCATATGAATTAGTTTATCGGGGAGAACTATTAGAGACACAGAGTAATGTGGAGAATAATGAAGCAATACAAGAAGGAAACGAGCGACAAATTCTAGATATGACAAATGTATTAAGAAAAAGATTCAAGTTAAATACAGTTGAATGGGATCAGCCTACTGCGGTAGTAGCATTAGGCCATAGTAAGGATATGTTTGATACCGAAAACTTTTCTCATACATCTGAGAAGTATGGTGATTTAGAGGACCGCTTAAAAGCAGGTGACATCTTATATCAAGTTGCTGGGGAGAATATCGCTGCAGGGTATTCAGATGCTCCCGCAGTAATGGAAGGTTGGCTAAATAGCAAAGGGCATCGAGAATGTTTATTAAATGAGAAATTTACACATCTTGGAGTAGGAGTATTTGATAAATACTATACACAAAATTTTATCGAAAAATGGTAA
- a CDS encoding YlbD family protein yields MADKKLHPSVEEFKAFVKANPKILKEARSGNVTLQELYEDWYLLGPNDTRWDGLLEGSAESTQKKEEASGNRTVWMSNIVDTLKNMDQNQIQGYLANLNQALGTLQGVISQFAPNSGSSGTSAPTEQKPSGPFSFRKD; encoded by the coding sequence ATGGCTGATAAAAAACTTCATCCTTCTGTAGAAGAATTTAAAGCATTTGTAAAAGCAAACCCTAAAATATTGAAAGAGGCAAGAAGTGGGAATGTGACATTACAGGAATTATATGAGGATTGGTATTTATTAGGTCCAAATGATACTAGATGGGATGGTTTATTAGAAGGTAGTGCTGAGTCCACCCAAAAGAAAGAAGAGGCATCAGGTAATCGGACTGTATGGATGTCTAATATTGTTGATACATTAAAGAATATGGACCAAAATCAAATCCAAGGATACTTGGCAAACTTAAACCAAGCTTTAGGTACGTTGCAAGGTGTTATCTCTCAATTCGCTCCCAATAGTGGTTCTAGTGGAACATCTGCGCCAACAGAACAAAAACCTTCTGGACCATTTTCTTTTAGGAAAGATTAA
- a CDS encoding YlbE-like family protein, with protein sequence MRQNIKEYIAQNTELQQFIREQPQWYRELSRNPNQLEVFEIASLHYYKKTIPDHVEKFSNGVQMASMMVSMFQAMNAQS encoded by the coding sequence ATGAGACAGAATATTAAAGAATATATTGCGCAGAATACAGAATTACAACAGTTTATACGAGAACAGCCACAATGGTATAGAGAATTAAGCAGAAATCCAAATCAGTTAGAAGTCTTTGAGATTGCTTCCCTTCATTATTATAAAAAAACCATCCCAGATCATGTGGAAAAGTTTTCGAATGGTGTACAAATGGCGTCTATGATGGTTAGCATGTTTCAGGCAATGAATGCACAATCTTAG
- a CDS encoding YlbF family regulator, with amino-acid sequence MLATTEILLIQEEAEEIAEMILESDVAEQYRICLANIQSNKETQRKIHSFNKMKELYEEVQRFGKYHPEYKKVMMEIRQLKREMDLDDNVAAFKIAENGLQKLLDDVSVIIGRSVSTFIKVPTGNPFFDELSGCSGGCGSGGSCSCSA; translated from the coding sequence GTGCTTGCGACAACTGAAATACTCCTTATTCAAGAGGAAGCAGAAGAGATTGCTGAAATGATATTAGAATCAGATGTTGCAGAACAATACCGTATTTGTTTGGCCAATATACAATCAAATAAGGAAACACAGCGGAAAATTCATTCTTTTAACAAAATGAAAGAGCTATATGAAGAAGTTCAGCGTTTTGGAAAATATCATCCTGAATATAAAAAAGTGATGATGGAAATAAGACAGCTTAAACGCGAGATGGATTTAGATGATAATGTAGCAGCATTTAAAATTGCTGAGAATGGTTTACAAAAGCTTTTAGATGATGTTAGTGTTATTATTGGACGTTCTGTTTCTACTTTCATTAAAGTACCAACAGGTAATCCATTTTTTGATGAACTTTCTGGCTGCTCCGGAGGTTGTGGTAGTGGTGGAAGCTGTAGTTGTTCTGCATAA
- a CDS encoding YlbG family protein: protein MLGQRQGIIVWLFSLKQAKMLRRYGNVHFISKRLKYVVLYTNQSDVESIMEKINAHSFVKKVEPSYKPFLKMEFENSRPDKAKEYDYKMGI, encoded by the coding sequence ATGCTAGGGCAACGACAAGGGATTATTGTTTGGTTATTTTCACTAAAACAAGCAAAAATGTTAAGAAGATATGGGAATGTTCATTTTATTTCCAAAAGGTTAAAATATGTTGTGCTCTACACAAACCAAAGTGACGTAGAAAGCATAATGGAAAAAATAAATGCTCATTCTTTTGTTAAAAAGGTAGAACCTTCCTATAAACCATTTTTAAAAATGGAATTTGAAAATTCGCGGCCAGATAAAGCGAAAGAATATGATTATAAAATGGGAATTTAA
- the rsmD gene encoding 16S rRNA (guanine(966)-N(2))-methyltransferase RsmD, producing the protein MRVVSGKNKGIPLKAVPGNSTRPTTDKVKEAIFNMIGPYFQGGEGLDLFAGSGGLGIEALSRGLDLVIFVDKEGKAIHTIKENLSICKLDSQAEVYRNDADRALKALQKREKRFDYIFLDPPYKKQQLEKMLTFIDEAGLLKEDGVIVCEHGSEISLPEAVSRLQQVKHEKYGIIAVSIYSLQNGMED; encoded by the coding sequence ATGAGAGTTGTCTCCGGTAAAAATAAGGGGATTCCATTGAAGGCAGTGCCTGGTAACTCGACTAGACCTACTACAGATAAAGTCAAAGAAGCCATCTTTAACATGATAGGTCCTTACTTTCAAGGAGGAGAAGGCCTTGACTTATTTGCTGGGAGTGGTGGACTAGGTATTGAAGCTTTAAGTAGAGGATTGGATCTTGTTATTTTTGTAGACAAAGAAGGAAAAGCGATACATACGATTAAAGAAAATCTTTCTATATGCAAATTAGATAGCCAAGCAGAGGTATATCGCAACGATGCGGATCGTGCTTTAAAAGCATTACAAAAAAGAGAAAAAAGATTTGATTATATTTTTTTAGATCCGCCATATAAAAAGCAGCAGTTGGAAAAAATGCTAACATTTATTGATGAAGCAGGTCTCTTAAAGGAAGACGGAGTTATTGTTTGTGAACACGGTTCGGAAATTTCTTTGCCTGAGGCAGTTAGCAGACTTCAACAAGTGAAACATGAAAAATATGGAATAATTGCGGTTTCTATTTATTCCTTACAAAATGGTATGGAGGACTAA